The following are encoded together in the Salvia hispanica cultivar TCC Black 2014 chromosome 6, UniMelb_Shisp_WGS_1.0, whole genome shotgun sequence genome:
- the LOC125194948 gene encoding uncharacterized protein LOC125194948 gives MGDRTDIEKLQEMVKLLMDERDAERAVREALKKKNQEIQPVMNMFNHGNMITFPEGPRIDANNFELRMPLIQRVEQTPFAGRATEDANRHLSKFVEIANTLKLNGVDDDAIRVRLFPFSLTDSAKEWFECMPREKVSTWKDIVAAFLDKYYPPGTILKLKSEIFQFIQGQDEPLYEAFSRFKALLRKCPNHGFTVDHQVGILYNGFNEKICDMLDSGANGGFLRKSGEEAMAVIEEFATNSRGWSKERHSLKRIAAVEEAEESSFAKKLAELRVRVDQMDSSRKEDPIPPTSIIAVSKPETLTPTVEEINYMQGGGSNRNYNNNYRPNQGADLGVIAQDRKVNDTKIGVVEARINNLEQGMNTISTAIANINTQMEQIQKKLDEDRAKAAALVDDVNKKWVAKQQTGDCQDAGGPPHSTRRAITEAQNAVCPAAGRPLDSTRRATIEKAEAPAQQGLVRHNGIVLPFQPKRKFKLEEQFKHFLNMFCKVHTNIPLVESLQEIPKYAKLLREAVMRKRKPTKADLKLPHHCSEIIQKEKAVKQRDPGQFIIRCRIGEGKVDKALCDLGSSINLMPLKYYEKLNIGPLKTSDVTLRLADNSTIKTFGMIEDVLVKIDDFIFSADFIVLDMKVDKNVPLILGRDFLATCKALIDVGRGEITISDNHSQSTYKIESEMLKFEEAKRAKMERQCRAIMVTDLTKPQDPFEVEDPTTSTIYIVNEVRRSPKKDDTNPSTSIPQKKKQKRKKATNEDPEIYVIKTNKGKYKWWKKLGTKLLPMPIFNTRIADPPN, from the exons ATGGGTGACCGAACGGACATCGAAAAACTGCAGGAAATGGTGAAGCTACTGATGGATGAGAGAGATGCGGAAAGGGCGGTCCGAGAGGCTctaaaaaagaagaatcagGAGATACAACCCgtgatgaacatgttcaatcatGGGAATATGATTACCTTTCCCGAAGGACCTCGTATTGACGCTAATAATTTCGAGTTACGCATGCCCCTTATTCAAAGGGTCgagcaaactccttttgcaGGTAGGGCTACAGAGGATGCTAACCgccatctctccaaatttgtGGAGATCGCAAACACTCTCAAACTGAACGGTGTCGACGATGATGCCATAAGGGTAAGACTCTTCCCCTTTTCATTAACTGATTCTGCTAAAGAGTGGTTTGAATGTATGCCCAGAGAAAAGGTCTCCACATGGAAAGACATTGTAGCTGCCTTCCTCGACAAGTATTATCCGCCGGGCACAATTTTGAAGCTCAAAAGCGAGATCTTCCAATTCATCCAAGGCCAGGACGAACCCCTCTATGAGGCGTTTTCTCGTTTCAAAGCCCTTCTCCGAAAGTGCCCTAACCATGGTTTCACCGTGGACCACCAGGTAGGGATTCTCTATAATGGGTTTAACGagaaaatttgtgatatgcTTGATTCAGGTGCAAATGGAGGGTTCTTAAGGAAGTCAGGTGAGGAAGCCATGGCAGTGATAGAGGAATTCGCCACCAACAGCAGGGGGTGGTCGAAAGAAAGGCATAGCCTAAAAAGGATAGCTGCAGTTGAAGAAGCCGAGGAAAGCTCCTTTGCAAAGAAATTGGCCGAGCTTCGAGTTAGGGTGGACCAAATGGATTCATCAAGGAAGGAGGACCCGATTCCACCAACCTCCATTATTGCAGTCTCTAAGCCTGAAACTCTTACCCCGACAGTGGAAGAAATCAACTACATGCAAGGAGGCGGCTCCAATAGAAATTACAACAACAACTATCGCCCAAACCAGGGGGcg GATCTTGGAGTAATCGCACAAGACAGGAAGGTTAATGACACCAAGATCGGAGTGGTCGAAGCTAGGATAAACAACCTCGAGCAGGGAATGAACACGATCTCAACAGCCATAGCCAACATCAACACACAAATGGAGCAAATCCAAAAGAAATTGGATGAGGATAGGGCAAAGGCAGCCGCACTAGTGGACGACGTCAACAAAAAGTGGGTGGCAAAGCAGCAAACTGGGGACTGCCAAGAcgccggcgggccgccgcacagCACGCGACGGGCCATCACTGAAGCCCAGAATGCAGTCTGCCCAGCCGCCGGCAGACCGCTGGACTCTACGCGGCGAGCCACCATCGAGAAGGCAGAAGCACCCGCCCAGCAGGGACTCGTGCGGCACAATGGGATTGTGCTACCTTTCCAGCCAAAGAGGAAGTTTAAGCTCGAAGAGCAGTTCAAACACtttttgaacatgttttgtaAAGTTCATACTAACATTCCTCTAGTTGAATCGTTGCAGGAAATACCTAAATATGCGAAGCTACTAAGGGAGGCAGtgatgagaaagagaaagcCGACAAAAGCCGACCTTAAGCTACCACATCATTGCAGCGAGATCATCCAAAAGGAGAAGGCAGTGAAGCAGAGAGATCCGGGCCAATTCATTATCCGATGCCGGATTGGAGAGGGAAAGGTTGACAAGGCCCTATGCGATCTAGGATCTTCCATCAATCTCATGCCGCTGAAGTACTACGAAAAGCTCAACATTGGGCCACTCAAAACTTCAGATGTAACACTCAGGTTGGCCGATAACTCGACCATAAAAACGTTTGGTATGATTGAGGATGTCTTAGTGAAAATagatgatttcattttttccgCCGATTTTATTGTGCTTGACATGAAAGTAGACAAGAATGTCCCTCTAATCTTAGGGAGAGATTTTCTCGCTACTTGCAAAGCTTTGATTGATGTAGGTCGTGGCGAGATCACAATTAGCGATAACCATAGCCAATCCACCTATAAGATCGAAAGCGAGATGCTCAAGTTTGAGGAAGCAAAGCGGGCAAAGATGGAACGGCAGTGTAGGGCAATCATGGTCACGGATTTGACCAAACCTCAAGACCCCTTTGAAGTGGAGGATCCTACTACCTCCACTATCTACATTGTCAACGAGGTAAGACGTTCTCCCAAAAAGGACGATACTAACCCCTCCACCTCTATCCCGcagaaaaagaagcaaaagaggAAGAAGGCAACCAATGAGGACCCCGAGATTTATgttatcaaaacaaataaggGGAAATACAAGTGGTGGAAGAAGCTAGGGACCAAGTTGCTCCCTATGCCCATTTTCAACACTAGGATCGCTGATCCGCCCAATTAG